Genomic segment of Juglans microcarpa x Juglans regia isolate MS1-56 chromosome 7S, Jm3101_v1.0, whole genome shotgun sequence:
TTTATTATTCAGTATGAGATATCACATTACTAATAAggagagataaataattttttttttatttcttttatgaggAAGAATCGCGCACTCATATATTAAAGTTTTTGAAATATGACTGTTAAAGCCAAATTGTTGAAAACACGagtcttaaaaaatatgattgttaataataaagtttctaaaatatgagttaaaacataacaaagaaagaataaagaaattgAATAGAGAAAGAATAAATAGCATAATTAGGAGCGATTTAGAAAGTAAGTTGCTAAAGTAgagacagattttttttttttttaagttctgcTGAAATTTATCGAACAAGCTAtaccatttctcttttttaactGCCTACATTCTCAATCTCTCGTACATctcattctatatatatatattttttattctattaaaataatatttatttcttttttcttcatttttttcgacccatattttaaaattaaaagaaaagtgcTATCATCATCTaatatgacattaaatgattaaaaaaatttaatccattttttttaataaaaaaaacattttacaaCAGCCAGTTTACCATGAGAGCCCCACCGTTCTCTACAACCTGCACAGTAAGGATTCAATTCCTTGGGATGCACCTTCTTTGTCAGCAAAGAAGTAAACAAATAATGTTATCATGTTCATGCAAACAGAATATGCATGTATAAAACTGGCAAAAGGGAGTGGTGGTGGGGAATATTAGATGGATTCAACCTTCAACTCTTCTTCTTGTAATTTTTCTCATCCGTAGCCTTGCGTTTAACCTTATCGAGATTATCCTCATCCTTGGCCTTGTGTCCATCTTTGTCATGTTGGGCTCTGGCTTGTTGTAGTGTGAGTGGACTCTGTTTCATGAATTAAAAATTCATATGCTGATGTATGATGTTGAAACATCAGAATACATACAAGGCAAAAGCTCAAATACAATTTCAGgaataaaaacaattcaaagATCGAGAGAGTGTTATGATCACGAGAGTAGAGGCTACGGCATGAGTTCAAATTTCGAAGATGACAACttataagatgaattaaaatgccTTGATACTATATATGAGCATAGTATTAAATCAATGAATATTAATAGATGAGTACAACCGTCAAAAGGAAAATGTCTACTACCTGTTCAGTATCGATAGAGTGGGCCACCATGAACATTGAATTCAAAATGTAATGGAATGTTGTGATTCTGGAGGGTCAAAATGTAATGGAAAATGGctccgtttggatttagaaagtgtttcgtctcatctcatttcatcattacaacttttccaaatttccacactaaatataataaacaattcaactatttcaaatcctaattcaactttttcaaattctaaaacaataacaatattaaaaaataatattctaacaatattttttttatctttcatttaaaaccatcccCTCTCATCAATGATGTAAAGGAGAGACGAAACAAAGAAGACTGTGGAATCCTGGCATTGAATAACGCTAATCTGTTCTAGCCTGATGTGAATTCCAAAATAACTTGTATTTATCTCATTCCtaaaatatatgtatgaataaaactttgtgtaatcataaatataaatacagaGAGCAGTAATACTCACTGCCTATACTCCGAATATCGTGTACTCTTTCAAGTGACTTCCTAGCTCGCCCAAGTCAATTTGTTCATCCATtgatcatttctcttaattttcattttcatcacaaatttcCTCATGCAATTAACTCCTTATTTTTTGGTTCATTACATGACTTTTGTTCGTTTAGTATTTTAGGACAAACTGATTCTTATTCTACTACAGCTAATTACATgaggaaaattataaatatatgagctAGCTAGTACTATATGATTCATTATTTGAGCCTTTTGTTAATCTTTTCCAAGATCAGTGCCTGTTCCTTTCTTTAGTTATTTGTACTTCCCTTTAAAGACTGGTCTAGATTCTGCTTACTGAGGATGACAATCTATATTAATTTCTTGCTCGCCAATCATGTTTCTTCACAAGCCTACAACATAATGATCCagactatttatatatatatatatatatatatatatatatatgttattgctcccttttcttcttccactgaaaattcatttcttttagtACGCAGGGAACAATTATAAAAGTCGGGAACATCAATTAATCTGCATTTATTCTGGCATTATTCAAAGTCATTGAGATGCTAATGTTTAGAGGAAAAGTTTGAGTGCcatttcacatgaaaagaaGATCTTCAAAGTTCTGTACAAACTTGAGGGCCTCATCAGGTCCTTATTCAAACTTTAGGACTTCAATTAGCAGGAAATACATATACCATATGAAGTGTGTTCTACAACATTTATTGTTAACTCTGaattttttagacaatattaaatgctcaaaatacacaattttatttatgGGAGGAGTTGTTTCATTAAAGTTAGTACGTCTCCATGAAAATTGATCCGCTACCTTCCTGAAAACTGATCAGTGGTTCTGTGGGCCTACTGCTGAAGATGTCTTGGTGAGAATGGCTTTGATTGTAggagttcatatcattattgAAGTAGATGCCCAAAGAAGAAGCTGTCGTGGGAGAATTCACAATATTGGAACAATCTccataaaaagaatattcaaGATGGTAATTGCTATTGTTGCTCCCTTCAAAGCTTACACCAGAATTGGTCTGTATGGGAAGCAGAGCTGGATTTTTGTATGGGGAATCCATGATAATGTCAGCATTATAGTTTCTGAATGTAGGCTGCAACTCCTCAATCTTTGGAAAGCCCATTCTACAACTGCCTTGATCTTCACACGTGTTCTTTACCATGTTGCCTTTCTTTCTGATCCGGCACAGTACCCAGTCATCCAACTGTGACAACAAAGCCAATGTTTTTCCATGCATTTAATTGGATTACTTGAACAAAATTCAGAGATGGACTATGTTGGCATTGTGATCTCTATATATGTGGGAACTGAGAAGAGAGAAATTTAGAATGTACATCTAAAGCTCAGGAATGAGAAATGAAATCAGTGGTCTGTGAAGTTAGGCAATTTTTGTCAAACCTTTTAATTTTCCAATCTTTCCATTATATGCCTGTTCCGGTCATGCATGAATGGTTATTGCTAGCTTGCTGGCCAGGGTGTCAAGGTCTttggctcgtttgttttcagagatgagatgagatgagatgagattaaagttaaaaagttaaataaaatattgttagaatatattttttaatattatttttgttttgggatttgaaaaagttgaattgtttattttattttgtgtggggatttgagaaagttgtaatgatgaagtgagatgagatgagatgagatgagatgtttcctgaaaacaaacgaggcaagTTTGCATATCTTGAATGATTGGTGTCTGGATTGGGGTGCAAGATATCTGCATGCTTTCACTACTACTTGTTAACCCTATTTTTATTACATATGAAAATAGAGGAGAAGATCATTGGCAATCATTGTTAAACCACGCACTTACTCTCATTGACCCTTTAGACCTTGAAAGTTTACTCTGGTGGTGAAGTCTATATTCATTCATGATCCAGTCTGTCTTAAACCTGTTTGGAGGCGGACCAGTGTAAAAGACTAGAGCTTTCTTCACCCCTAGTATGCGCTTTGATCCACAACAGCTTAGAATCGGCTTGTCTGTTCCGGTAGCCTTCCAGTAACCGGAAGCTGCCGCCCTATTCGGCCTCTCACCGTTCGGGTACTTCCGATCCCTCGGGCTAAAGAAGTACCACTCATCTTCTCCATACATGGCTTTGTCTGTACAATACATGagaattaaaggaaaacaaaacagtTTTGTCAGTGTGTGATCCAatggagagggaaaaaaaaaaaaagagtggaagTGCAGGACTTATGTACTGGGTAACTCCCATGGATTATACTTGTAGAGATCAATTTCAGCTATTACAGAGGCCGGAAGTGGACGTGAATTCACTTTGTTTTGCAAGTAATGAACAAGGAGCTCTTCGTCAGAAGGGTGGAACCTGAAACCAGGAGGGAATTGGAAATTTGAACAGGTTTCCATTTCGGTTGAAATTAATGCTAAACAGTTCAAAGGGAACCGAAAATCACAGATAGTATCAATTAGAAAGTTGTGGACACAAACTACAGGGAGTGGTGAGGAGGCTATATATGGTGCAATTTCATGCAGAGCGGACACAATGTCAAAACAACAGAAACCAAACCGAACTTACGTAGAGCCTGCAAGAAAGCCGTTGGGAAAGAAACCTCTTTGGCTTACAGCTTGTTGCCAAAATACCTCATATTATTCACTttctcaataatatatataataggatcCGAAATGCTATTATTCCTtctaaattttgtaatttttaattacACCAATTGGCGTTACGTGTTTTaagttgtgttttatt
This window contains:
- the LOC121240792 gene encoding NAC transcription factor 32-like → METCSNFQFPPGFRFHPSDEELLVHYLQNKVNSRPLPASVIAEIDLYKYNPWELPNKAMYGEDEWYFFSPRDRKYPNGERPNRAAASGYWKATGTDKPILSCCGSKRILGVKKALVFYTGPPPNRFKTDWIMNEYRLHHQSKLSRSKGSMRLDDWVLCRIRKKGNMVKNTCEDQGSCRMGFPKIEELQPTFRNYNADIIMDSPYKNPALLPIQTNSGSPLTLQQARAQHDKDGHKAKDEDNLDKVKRKATDEKNYKKKS